One genomic window of Dunckerocampus dactyliophorus isolate RoL2022-P2 chromosome 7, RoL_Ddac_1.1, whole genome shotgun sequence includes the following:
- the LOC129185276 gene encoding G patch domain-containing protein 8 isoform X1 codes for MGPKPRESLGMACGACYYLVISSTHLSNGHFRRVKGVFRGPLCTTAACDSPERAERAVGCSVEDLKSLFYCELCDKQYLRHQEFDNHINSYDHAHKQRLKELKQREFARNVASKSWKDQRKQEKALRRLHQQAQLQQESQRVQGRTFELRSAVRLVSQQQQQHQDRGMEHKAYSPVDKCEPFKHTQRAPAKQGSTSPLSHQRVNPCRPPSQIPLAAPAESPLITHPESNTDCPAVNQQPHASCQLPLEGRGRAGGRRGVSFCFSRRGPRLEPSASVFSDQEEEERERREQMKQRIKTILEDLDREIDSVGQSKMGAKEDTEMRDMVKDNHSSDEECADRWTRIKQEAGVGVGVHMSVIGKDGSTCVPWPVSLLNFTKSQPCISYSCNPNSTKQVQTPTAEEHTQNQHQPRDPPDESNSCESAVLTPDTHYCLEKEARRAHRVKEAAENVKEEEHLFVKNKKLSSSGGGSEGASRMLSIEHRVKAASFPFDPTHSDSSNTNPPTPQGDRLVGATGIGERAITALSCKLESVTKLGTHRICIRPSRCESGSVTMSERANAPHAHGGSSRKKSRSSTKKLGKRKRGEKATSRHQSIRCKVRSVVSAVSNSRNSGAETGGSCGEEREVWLGRGGVWRAGSSCLPGRSEAEPVYVSVRKRRPHRGRSLASQRLAGGEHGERGRAFSQLARCTPDAEREASLRGSRLHSFSPGCNSKLFWESGHHSNPRSFIDCSYPDNSCGGSPARKRKFLRGDRRFIHSNQNSWRSYEETDKGRQIGSKDRDLFSDSEQWEWNGEESGWRWRNRALGWEWGSRASPSPSSRHTTGKRLSTEDMDWDRWTLGSSDSWEDRQTRRSISGSRTGTDSRWSPSCMWGSSRSNFRYLSSPEWWTSRRTYSPPRESSHSVRSCSPCSSTSVSELSWEWSKSSTCSDMTCGMSSVASEVPKEAKTQSNSKSPSPESAQNSLSARIPDPNTRHIDSNMSQLEETKRGCPASMTTTTTPCQSDPVPQKPIRALLLPLIGKLPAIQRKARRRKEQLERSQEKDCEDESNQKLEVGHPFGLAKPSSMPNMCAVEIRNEDKDTGGETATPISFTAEEMDKYRLLQEQAREHMQKVLEQSEEKAEVHVNLTCATQMDDSGTSEEGCIPATSFKYPQNHYHTMQTSQVLQERPLHMNPQEDLMQPITVGVPNLPHLALTPPLSSLHNFILQHAAFSTATSSPDIHAAQPGHPLNHHNLPHHLQPSPFPLSSLFPSILLAHHPIPLLPPLPPPPAAAFPVNPLSTLALPPLNLQPFMDRMWPLRFQQKAL; via the exons GAGCGCGCTGAGCGGGCTGTGGGCTGTTCAGTGGAGGATCTGAAGTCTCTTTTCTACTGCGAGCTGTGTGACAAGCAGTACCTGAGACACCAAGAATTTGACAACCACATCAACTCCTACGACCACGCGCACAAGCAG AGGCTGAAGGAACTCAAGCAGCGGGAGTTTGCTCGCAATGTGGCCTCGAAGTCATGGAAGGACCAACGCAAGCAGGAGAAAGCTCTCAGACGCCTGCACCAGCAAGCACAGCTGCAGCAGGAAAGCCAGCG AGTCCAAGGAAGGACATTCGAGCTAAGAAGCGCTGTGAGGCTTGTTAGccaacagcaacagcagcatcaAGACAGAGGCATGGAGCACAAAGCCTACAGCCCTGTGGACAAATGTGAACccttcaaacacacacagagggcCCCAGCCAAACAAGGCAGTACATCTCCACTGAGCCACCAGCGAGTAAATCCATGCCGGCCTCCCTCCCAAATACCGCTGGCCGCTCCAGCAGAGTCTCCGCTAATCACTCATCCAGAGTCCAATACAGATTGTCCTGCAGTGAATCAGCAGCCTCATGCGAGCTGCCAGCTGCCTCTGGAGGGGCGGGGGCGAGCCGGAGGCAGGCGTGGGGTGTCCTTCTGTTTCTCGCGTAGGGGGCCTCGACTGGAGCCCTCCGCCTCTGTCTTCTCTGaccaggaagaggaggagagagagaggagggagcAAATGAAACAGCGGATAAAGACAATTTTGGAGGATTTAGACAGGGAAATTGATAGTGTTGGACAGAGCAAAATGGGGGCTAAAGAAGACACTGAAATGAGGGACATGGTGAAAGATAATCATAGCAGTGATGAAGAATGTGCAGATAGGTGGACAAGGATAAAGCAGGAAGCAGGAGTCGGTGTCGGTGTGCACATGTCCGTCATAGGTAAAGATGGCTCCACCTGTGTTCCGTGGCCTGTCAGTTTACTTAACTTCACCAAGTCCCAGCCGTGCATTTCTTACAGCTGCAACCCGAACAGCACAAAGCAAGTCCAAACACCAACAGCAGAAGAACATACACAGAATCAGCATCAACCACGTGATCCCCCAGATGAATCAAATTCATGTGAGTCTGCTGTTCTAACACCTGACACTCATTACTGTTTAGAAAAAGAGGCAAGGCGTGCACACAGAGTGAAAGAAGCTGCAGAGAATgtcaaagaagaagaacaccTGTTTGTCAAGAACAAAAAGCTTTCATCGTCAGGGGGAGGATCAGAAGGAGCGTCACGCATGCTAAGTATAGAGCATCGTGTGAAGGCGGCCTCCTTTCCGTTTGACCCCACTCATAGTGACAGCTCTAACACAAACCCCCCGACTCCTCAGGGAGACAGATTAGTAGGCGCAACAGGGATCGGGGAGAGAGCCATCACAGCCCTAAGCTGTAAATTAGAATCCGTCACCAAGCTTGGCACACACAGGATATGCATCAGACCGTCCAGGTGTGAGAGCGGGAGTGTGACTATGTCGGAGCGTGCCAACGCTCCTCATGCTCATGGTGGTAGCTCGCGCAAGAAGAGTAGAAGCAGCACAAAGAAGCTAGGAAAAAGAAAACGAGGTGAAAAGGCCACAAGTAGGCACCAATCAATAAGGTGTAAAGTGAGGAGTGTCGTCTCTGCGGTCTCCAATAGCAGAAATAGTGGAGCGGAGACTGGGGGGAGTTGCGGGGAGGAAAGAGAGGTGTGGTTGGGAAGAGGAGGAGTATGGAGAGCTGGGAGCAGCTGTCTCCCAGGGAGATCTGAGGCCGAACCAGTTTACGTCTCTGTCAGGAAGAGGAGGCCTCACAGGGGCCGCAGCTTGGCATCCCAGCGCCTGGCAGGCGGAGAGCATGGGGAACGCGGCCGCGCCTTCTCCCAGCTCGCCAGATGCACGCCTGATGCAGAGCGGGAGGCGTCTCTCCGGGGATCTCGCTTACACTCTTTCTCCCCAGGATGTAACTCAAAGCTGTTTTGGGAATCAGGTCACCATAGCAACCCCAGGAGTTTCATTGACTGCAGTTACCCAGACAACAGCTGTGGTGGCAGCCCGGCGAGAAAGAGAAAATTCCTCCGTGGGGACAGAAGATTCATTCACAGTAACCAAAATAGTTGGAGGAGCTATGAAGAGACAGACAAAGGGAGGCAGATAGGTTCCAAAGACAGAGATTTGTTCTCAGACTCAGAGCAATGGGAGTGGAATGGTGAGGAGTCTGGatggagatggagaaacagggcTTTAGGGTGGGAGTGGGGAAGTAGGGCCAGCCCAAGTCCTAGCAGCAGGCACACGACAGGCAAGAGATTAAGCACGGAAGACATGGATTGGGATAGGTGGACATTGGGCAGCAGTGACAGCTGGGAAGACAGGCAGACACGCAGGTCCATCTCAGGCTCCAGGACAGGAACTGACAGCAGATGGAGCCCCAGCTGTATGTGGGGGTCTTCCCGGTCCAACTTTAGGTACTTATCTAGTCCGGAATGGTGGACAAGCAGGCGTACGTACAGTCCTCCAAGGGAATCCAGTCACAGTGTACGCTCCTGCAGCCCATGTAGCAGCACCAGTGTTTCTGAGCTGAGCTGGGAGTGGAGCAAGAGCAGCACATGCTCAGATATGACTTGCGGGATGTCCTCGGTTGCATCTGAGGTACCAAAGGAGGCAAAGACGCAGAGTAATTCCAAATCTCCATCCCCTGAATCTGCCCAAAACTCCTTATCAGCTCGTATCCCAGACCCCAACACCCGTCATATTGACAGTAATATGTCCCAGCTTGAAGAGACTAAACGTGGATGTCCTGCTTCCATGACAACCACAACCACCCCATGCCAAAGTGATCCTGTACCGCAGAAACCAATTAGGGCTTTGCTTCTCCCCCTCATTGGGAAACTCCCTGCAATCCAAAGAAAGGCTCGAAGGAGAAAAGAACAGTTGGAGAGGAGTCAGGAGAAGGATTGTGAGGACGAATCAAATCAGAAATTGGAGGTTGGGCATCCTTTTGGCTTGGCAAAACCAAGCAGTATGCCAAATATGTGTGCAGTGGAGATTAGGAATGAGGACAAGGACACCGGTGGAGAGACCGCTACGCCAATCAGCTTTACTGCCGAGGAGATGGACAAGTATCGTCTCTTGCAGGAGCAAGCTAGAGAGCACATGCAGAAAGTTCTAGAACAAAGTGAAGAAAAGGCAGAGGTCCATGTGAACTTGACATGCGCCACACAGATGGACGACAGTGGGACTTCAGAGGAGGGGTGCATACCTGCAACCTCCTTCAAGTATCCACAGAATCATTATCACACAATGCAAACAAGTCAGGTCCTCCAAGAGAGGCCCCTGCACATGAATCCACAGGAGGACTTGATGCAGCCTATAACTGTGGGTGTCCCAAACCTTCCCCACCTAGCACTAACTCCCCCTTTATCCAGCCtccataatttcattttacAGCACGCCGCCTTCTCCACCGCAACCTCCTCTCCTGACATCCACGCAGCTCAGCCTGGTCACCCCCTCAACCACCACAACCTCCCTCATCACCTTCAACCTTCACCCTTCCCTCTCTCCTCCTTGTTTCCCTCCATCCTTCTTGCCCACCACCCCATCCCTctcctccctcctcttcctcctcctccagcagccGCCTTCCCCGTAAACCCTCTCTCCACACTAGCCCTGCCACCGCTCAACCTGCAGCCTTTCATGGACAGAATGTGGCCACTGAGGTTCCAACAGAAAGCCTTGTGA
- the LOC129185276 gene encoding G patch domain-containing protein 8 isoform X2 — translation MEHKAYSPVDKCEPFKHTQRAPAKQGSTSPLSHQRVNPCRPPSQIPLAAPAESPLITHPESNTDCPAVNQQPHASCQLPLEGRGRAGGRRGVSFCFSRRGPRLEPSASVFSDQEEEERERREQMKQRIKTILEDLDREIDSVGQSKMGAKEDTEMRDMVKDNHSSDEECADRWTRIKQEAGVGVGVHMSVIGKDGSTCVPWPVSLLNFTKSQPCISYSCNPNSTKQVQTPTAEEHTQNQHQPRDPPDESNSCESAVLTPDTHYCLEKEARRAHRVKEAAENVKEEEHLFVKNKKLSSSGGGSEGASRMLSIEHRVKAASFPFDPTHSDSSNTNPPTPQGDRLVGATGIGERAITALSCKLESVTKLGTHRICIRPSRCESGSVTMSERANAPHAHGGSSRKKSRSSTKKLGKRKRGEKATSRHQSIRCKVRSVVSAVSNSRNSGAETGGSCGEEREVWLGRGGVWRAGSSCLPGRSEAEPVYVSVRKRRPHRGRSLASQRLAGGEHGERGRAFSQLARCTPDAEREASLRGSRLHSFSPGCNSKLFWESGHHSNPRSFIDCSYPDNSCGGSPARKRKFLRGDRRFIHSNQNSWRSYEETDKGRQIGSKDRDLFSDSEQWEWNGEESGWRWRNRALGWEWGSRASPSPSSRHTTGKRLSTEDMDWDRWTLGSSDSWEDRQTRRSISGSRTGTDSRWSPSCMWGSSRSNFRYLSSPEWWTSRRTYSPPRESSHSVRSCSPCSSTSVSELSWEWSKSSTCSDMTCGMSSVASEVPKEAKTQSNSKSPSPESAQNSLSARIPDPNTRHIDSNMSQLEETKRGCPASMTTTTTPCQSDPVPQKPIRALLLPLIGKLPAIQRKARRRKEQLERSQEKDCEDESNQKLEVGHPFGLAKPSSMPNMCAVEIRNEDKDTGGETATPISFTAEEMDKYRLLQEQAREHMQKVLEQSEEKAEVHVNLTCATQMDDSGTSEEGCIPATSFKYPQNHYHTMQTSQVLQERPLHMNPQEDLMQPITVGVPNLPHLALTPPLSSLHNFILQHAAFSTATSSPDIHAAQPGHPLNHHNLPHHLQPSPFPLSSLFPSILLAHHPIPLLPPLPPPPAAAFPVNPLSTLALPPLNLQPFMDRMWPLRFQQKAL, via the coding sequence ATGGAGCACAAAGCCTACAGCCCTGTGGACAAATGTGAACccttcaaacacacacagagggcCCCAGCCAAACAAGGCAGTACATCTCCACTGAGCCACCAGCGAGTAAATCCATGCCGGCCTCCCTCCCAAATACCGCTGGCCGCTCCAGCAGAGTCTCCGCTAATCACTCATCCAGAGTCCAATACAGATTGTCCTGCAGTGAATCAGCAGCCTCATGCGAGCTGCCAGCTGCCTCTGGAGGGGCGGGGGCGAGCCGGAGGCAGGCGTGGGGTGTCCTTCTGTTTCTCGCGTAGGGGGCCTCGACTGGAGCCCTCCGCCTCTGTCTTCTCTGaccaggaagaggaggagagagagaggagggagcAAATGAAACAGCGGATAAAGACAATTTTGGAGGATTTAGACAGGGAAATTGATAGTGTTGGACAGAGCAAAATGGGGGCTAAAGAAGACACTGAAATGAGGGACATGGTGAAAGATAATCATAGCAGTGATGAAGAATGTGCAGATAGGTGGACAAGGATAAAGCAGGAAGCAGGAGTCGGTGTCGGTGTGCACATGTCCGTCATAGGTAAAGATGGCTCCACCTGTGTTCCGTGGCCTGTCAGTTTACTTAACTTCACCAAGTCCCAGCCGTGCATTTCTTACAGCTGCAACCCGAACAGCACAAAGCAAGTCCAAACACCAACAGCAGAAGAACATACACAGAATCAGCATCAACCACGTGATCCCCCAGATGAATCAAATTCATGTGAGTCTGCTGTTCTAACACCTGACACTCATTACTGTTTAGAAAAAGAGGCAAGGCGTGCACACAGAGTGAAAGAAGCTGCAGAGAATgtcaaagaagaagaacaccTGTTTGTCAAGAACAAAAAGCTTTCATCGTCAGGGGGAGGATCAGAAGGAGCGTCACGCATGCTAAGTATAGAGCATCGTGTGAAGGCGGCCTCCTTTCCGTTTGACCCCACTCATAGTGACAGCTCTAACACAAACCCCCCGACTCCTCAGGGAGACAGATTAGTAGGCGCAACAGGGATCGGGGAGAGAGCCATCACAGCCCTAAGCTGTAAATTAGAATCCGTCACCAAGCTTGGCACACACAGGATATGCATCAGACCGTCCAGGTGTGAGAGCGGGAGTGTGACTATGTCGGAGCGTGCCAACGCTCCTCATGCTCATGGTGGTAGCTCGCGCAAGAAGAGTAGAAGCAGCACAAAGAAGCTAGGAAAAAGAAAACGAGGTGAAAAGGCCACAAGTAGGCACCAATCAATAAGGTGTAAAGTGAGGAGTGTCGTCTCTGCGGTCTCCAATAGCAGAAATAGTGGAGCGGAGACTGGGGGGAGTTGCGGGGAGGAAAGAGAGGTGTGGTTGGGAAGAGGAGGAGTATGGAGAGCTGGGAGCAGCTGTCTCCCAGGGAGATCTGAGGCCGAACCAGTTTACGTCTCTGTCAGGAAGAGGAGGCCTCACAGGGGCCGCAGCTTGGCATCCCAGCGCCTGGCAGGCGGAGAGCATGGGGAACGCGGCCGCGCCTTCTCCCAGCTCGCCAGATGCACGCCTGATGCAGAGCGGGAGGCGTCTCTCCGGGGATCTCGCTTACACTCTTTCTCCCCAGGATGTAACTCAAAGCTGTTTTGGGAATCAGGTCACCATAGCAACCCCAGGAGTTTCATTGACTGCAGTTACCCAGACAACAGCTGTGGTGGCAGCCCGGCGAGAAAGAGAAAATTCCTCCGTGGGGACAGAAGATTCATTCACAGTAACCAAAATAGTTGGAGGAGCTATGAAGAGACAGACAAAGGGAGGCAGATAGGTTCCAAAGACAGAGATTTGTTCTCAGACTCAGAGCAATGGGAGTGGAATGGTGAGGAGTCTGGatggagatggagaaacagggcTTTAGGGTGGGAGTGGGGAAGTAGGGCCAGCCCAAGTCCTAGCAGCAGGCACACGACAGGCAAGAGATTAAGCACGGAAGACATGGATTGGGATAGGTGGACATTGGGCAGCAGTGACAGCTGGGAAGACAGGCAGACACGCAGGTCCATCTCAGGCTCCAGGACAGGAACTGACAGCAGATGGAGCCCCAGCTGTATGTGGGGGTCTTCCCGGTCCAACTTTAGGTACTTATCTAGTCCGGAATGGTGGACAAGCAGGCGTACGTACAGTCCTCCAAGGGAATCCAGTCACAGTGTACGCTCCTGCAGCCCATGTAGCAGCACCAGTGTTTCTGAGCTGAGCTGGGAGTGGAGCAAGAGCAGCACATGCTCAGATATGACTTGCGGGATGTCCTCGGTTGCATCTGAGGTACCAAAGGAGGCAAAGACGCAGAGTAATTCCAAATCTCCATCCCCTGAATCTGCCCAAAACTCCTTATCAGCTCGTATCCCAGACCCCAACACCCGTCATATTGACAGTAATATGTCCCAGCTTGAAGAGACTAAACGTGGATGTCCTGCTTCCATGACAACCACAACCACCCCATGCCAAAGTGATCCTGTACCGCAGAAACCAATTAGGGCTTTGCTTCTCCCCCTCATTGGGAAACTCCCTGCAATCCAAAGAAAGGCTCGAAGGAGAAAAGAACAGTTGGAGAGGAGTCAGGAGAAGGATTGTGAGGACGAATCAAATCAGAAATTGGAGGTTGGGCATCCTTTTGGCTTGGCAAAACCAAGCAGTATGCCAAATATGTGTGCAGTGGAGATTAGGAATGAGGACAAGGACACCGGTGGAGAGACCGCTACGCCAATCAGCTTTACTGCCGAGGAGATGGACAAGTATCGTCTCTTGCAGGAGCAAGCTAGAGAGCACATGCAGAAAGTTCTAGAACAAAGTGAAGAAAAGGCAGAGGTCCATGTGAACTTGACATGCGCCACACAGATGGACGACAGTGGGACTTCAGAGGAGGGGTGCATACCTGCAACCTCCTTCAAGTATCCACAGAATCATTATCACACAATGCAAACAAGTCAGGTCCTCCAAGAGAGGCCCCTGCACATGAATCCACAGGAGGACTTGATGCAGCCTATAACTGTGGGTGTCCCAAACCTTCCCCACCTAGCACTAACTCCCCCTTTATCCAGCCtccataatttcattttacAGCACGCCGCCTTCTCCACCGCAACCTCCTCTCCTGACATCCACGCAGCTCAGCCTGGTCACCCCCTCAACCACCACAACCTCCCTCATCACCTTCAACCTTCACCCTTCCCTCTCTCCTCCTTGTTTCCCTCCATCCTTCTTGCCCACCACCCCATCCCTctcctccctcctcttcctcctcctccagcagccGCCTTCCCCGTAAACCCTCTCTCCACACTAGCCCTGCCACCGCTCAACCTGCAGCCTTTCATGGACAGAATGTGGCCACTGAGGTTCCAACAGAAAGCCTTGTGA